A window of Microbacterium hominis genomic DNA:
AGGATGGCGGCCGCGCCCCAGCCCATGAGCACGAGATCGCCCGAGGCGATCGGCCCGCGAACGATGACTTCGAGCACGAGCGGGATGGACAGGGCGAGCAGGCTCGCCGCCAGGGCGCTGGCGGCGCCGAGGGCGAGGCGGGGCAGGACCGGGCGGGCGAACGGCAGCAGCCGGGCGAGCGCTCGGAAGGTGGACAGTTCGGACCGTGGCGATTCAGCGGTGGTGGTCATGATCCTTGATGGGTCCTCGTGGGGAGGGGTGGTGCGGGCCTGGTGGGCCGGAGAGAACGCGCGCGGCGGCGCGGCGGAGGCTCCGATGGGAGGAACGCTCCGAGTGGCGGCGATATGCCGGGTCGGCCGTGGCCGAGAGCAGAAACGGAGCGGACTTACCCCTGGAAGCGAAGACGCGGCCGCCCGACGGCAGGGAGGACGACCGGGGTCTTCGCGATGTGAGCGACCTGGTACATGGCTTCCTCCTGTGGGCGGCGTGGGGACTGCGCGAGCGCGGCAGCCCTCCAGCATATGCCTGGGATTTGGCTGAATGCAACAGCAAAGGCTTTCCGAGCGGTGTGGGACGCCCGCGCGCGGCGCCGGGACGCGGCGCGGCGCCCGCGCGTGGCGCGGCGCGGGTCAGACGAGCGCCGGCACGCCCGCCTCGCGCGCGAGCAGCCGCTCCTTCACGGCGAGTCCCCACGCGAAGCCGCCCAGGCCACCGCCGGTGCGCAGCACCCGGTGGCACGGCACGAACAGGGCCGGGGCGTTGCGGGCGCAGATGGATGCCGCGGCCCGCACGGCCGACGGAGAGCCGAGCTGCACCGCGAACTCCGCATAGGTCAGCGGATGTCCGGGCTCGATGCGCCGCAGCGCCGCCCAGCCGGCCCGCTGCATCTCGGTGCCGCGCTGCAGAACCGGAACCTCGTCGATCGCGGTGAGATCGCCCTCGTAGTAGGCGGCGACGGCGGGCGCGGCATCCACACTCCCCGGCCGCACGTCGGCGGGACGGTCGGCGGGTCGGAGGCGCGCGAGGATGGCGTCGGGATCGGCGGTCCAGCCTGAGGCGAGCACACGGCGGGCGTCGTCTTCGAGCACGGTGAAGGGTCCGTCGGGGGTGTCGAGGGTCTGGATGGTCGCGATCATGATCGGTCTCCTTCGGGGGGTGTGCAAAACTCCGGTGATCCGGCGGCGGCGCCCGCGGCGGGCCCCGGAACTCCGCGGGTCTTCGCCGCGGCGGCCGCAGGACTTCCGGAGTTCTGCAGGCGGGTCGCCGACGCCGGCCGGGAGGGCGGCGAGGCGTGCCACAGGTGGGCGGTGAGGTAGCTGCGCCACGGGGCCGTCCGCTCGGCCCACGTCGCCAGTCCTTTCGGGTCGGACGGGATGCCGAGCACGGCCGCGCCGGAGCGCACCGCGACATCGCCGGGCAGGGTCACGTCGGGGTCGCCGATCACGCGCATGCGCACGTAGTCGGCCGTCCACGGGCCGATGCCCGGCCGCGCCAGCAGCGCCGCGCGCTGCTCGGCGCCGTCATCGCCGGTGGTGAGCACGAGCGACCCGTCGGCGAGGGCTTCGGCCGCGCCGACGATCGCGGCGATGCGCGCCGCGGGGCCGCGCAGCACCTCGCGCCCGCGCTCGGCGATCGCCGTCATCGTCGGGAAGAGGCGCTCGGCGTCGGGGAACCCCGTCACCGGTTCGCCGAGGGCCGCGGTGAGGGCGGTCAGCGCGGTGCGTGCCGCGGCGACGGTGATCTGCTGGCCGACCATTGCGCGGATGAGCATCTCGTGCGGGTCGGCGGCCCCGGGCACGCGCATCCCCGGCGTGCCCGCGACGGCGCGGGCGAGTTCGGGGTGGGCGGCCAGCGCATCGTCGACGGCGATCGGGTCGGCGTCGAGGTCGAAGAGGCGCCGCACGCGGGTGACGAGCGTCGAGAGGTCGGCCAGCTGGGTCAGCGCGGCCCGCAGGCGCACGCGGCCCTGCGCGTCGAGGCGCACCTCGAACCAGGCGGGGCCGCCGGGCAGGCGCAGCACGCGCGCGAAGGTGGTGCCGGTCGCGACCTCGACGCCGGTGACGGCGCGGGCGCCCATCCAGTCGAACAGGCCGTCGGCGTACAGCGGCCCCCGGTGCGGCAGCACCAGATCGATCGCGCCGGGGCCGGCGGCGTGCCCGCCCGAGAGCGGCCGACGCGCGCGCAGCTCGAGCGGCGTCATGCCGAACACCTCGCGGATCGTGTCGTTGAACTGCCGCACGCTCGCGAACCCCGCCGAGAAGGCGACGTCGGCGGCGGGCAGGTCGGTGCCGACCAGCAGCATGCGCGCGGTCTGGGCGCGGTGCGCGCGGCTGAGCGCCAGCGGTCCCGCGCCGAGCTCGGCGGTGAGGAGGCGGGTGAGGTGGCGCGGCGAGTAGCCGAGACGCCGGGCCAGGCCCGGCACTCCCTCCCGCTCGATCACGCCGTCGGCGATGAGGCGCATCGCGCGACCCGCGGTGTCGCCGCGGAGGTTCCATTGCGGCGAGCCGGGCGCGGCCTCGGGCAGGCACCGCTTGCACGCGCGGTACCCCGCCTCGTGCGCGGCGGCGCTGGTCGGATAGAAGGTGACGTTCGCGGGCTTGGGGGTGCGCGCCGGGCAGCTGGGCCGGCAGTAGATGCCCGTCGAGCGCACGGCGGTCACGAACTGCCCGTCGAACCGGGTGTCGCGCGAGTCGATCGCGCGGTAGCGCTCGTCGAACGACAGCGACGCCACGGACGCGGCGGGCGGTGTCGTCGTCAGGCTCATGCCCCCTAGCCTGTCACGCCGGGGAGGCACCGGCTGGCGGAAATCGGACACCGCCGTGCGCGGCATCCTCCCCTCGCGTCGTCAGGCGACGCCCACGCCGGCGGCCTCGTCGCCAGCCGCCGCCTCGAGGCCGTCGAGCACGAGGTCGAGACCGTACGCGAAGGAATCGCCGAAGCGGTAGTCGGGCCTCATCGCGTGCTCGGTGGTGAAGCGCACGAGATGGGGGTGGCTCTCGGGTGAGAAGCCCTCTGACACCTCGGCCGCCGTCTCGGCCGACCCCTCTCCGCCCTGCACGAGAAGGCTCGCCTCCTGGATCGCGAACCCGTACACGTAGGCGTCGAGCACCGCATAGGCGTGCGCGGTCAACGGCATCGACAGCCCGGCCTCGAGGAAGCACGCGAGCATCGCCTCGTGGTGGCGCAGGGTCGCGGGCCCGGGCGACCGCCGCGATTCGAGCAGGGGCACCGACCAGGGATGCCGCACCAGCACCTCTCGCGCCGACGCGCAGCGGGCGCGCACCGCGTCGCGCCAGGGCCGCGCCGGATCGGGAAGGGCGATCTTCTCGAACACGACATCGACCATGCCGTCGAGCACCTGCTCCTTTCCCTCGACGTAGTGGTACAGCGTCATCGGGCCGACCCCCATCTCCTTGGCGAGGGCGCGGATGGTGAGGGCGTCGATGCCGTCGCGATCGGCGAGGTCGACGGCGGCCGCCATGATGCGCTCGCGGGTGGGCCGGGTGCGCGGCGAGGGAGGTGTCGGCACGGGGTCTCCTTTCGGATCGTCCATCGGGTCTCGACCATCGGGTCTTGACCCATCGTACTAAGTACGAGTACCGTGATGCCAACAGTTCGTACTTAGTACGAGAAACATCCACGGGAGGATGACATGGCCACCACGACCACCACGAAAGGCACCATGCGGGCTCTCGCCCAGCACCGCTACGGCTCCACCGACGCGCTCGCCGTCGAATCCCGGCCGACTCCCGCGCCCGCCGCAGGCCAGGTTCTGCTGCGCGTGCGCGCCGCGGGGGTCGACCGCGGGGTCTGGCACCTCATGACCGGCAGGCCCTACCTCGTGCGTCTGCTCGGCTTCGGGCTGCGCCGCCCGGCCCAGCCCGTGCGCGGGGCCGATGTCGCCGGCACCGTCGTCGCCACCGGCGAGGGCGTCGCGCGCCTCTCCCCCGGCGACGAGGTCTTCGGCATCGCCGACGGCTCGTTCGCGGAGTTCGCGCTCGCCGACGCCGACCGGCTCGCCCTGGCCCCGGATTCACTGGATGCCGCTGAGGCGGCCGTGCTCGCCGTGTCGGGCGTCACCGCCCTGACCGCCGTCGAAGAAGTCGCCGATGTGCAGGCGGGCCAGCGCGTGCTCGTGCTCGGCGGCTCCGGCGGCGTCGGATCGTACGCGGTGCAGTTCGCCGCCGCACGCGGCGCCCACGTCACGGCCGTCGCCAGCGGCGCGAAGGCGGCGTTCGTGCGGAGCCTCGGCGCCGAGCGGGTCATCGACTACCAGGCCGAGGACGTCACGGCGTCGGGCGAGGTGTTCGACGCGATCATCGACACGGGCGGGCGCACGCCGCTGCGGCGCCTGCGCCGCATCCTGGCGCCGACCGGCACGCTCGCGATCGTCGGTGGCGAGGGCGGAGACCCGCTCACGGGCGGGATGCTGCGCCAGATCGGCGCGGCGGTGCTGTCGCTGGTCACCCGCCAGCGTCTCCGCTTCTTCATCGCCCCCGAGCACCACGCGCCGATGGCGCGCGTGGCCGCTCTGGTCGCGGCGGGCCGGGTGCGCCCCACCCTGACCCGGACCTACCCCCTCGACCGCGCGGCCGAGGCGATCGACGACCTCGTGGCGGGCCGCATCTGCGGAAAGGCCGCCGTCGTCATCGAGGAGGAATCGTGAACACGCGTCTGACTGCGCTCGCCGCCGCCGCGGCATCCACTCCCGACGACACCCGGCCCGCGCGCGCGGCCCTGTGGGCGGGAGGCGGGTACGCAGCGATCTTTGTGTGCGCGATGTTCGGCAACTTCGCCGTCGTGCAGCCGGTGCTCGGTGCCGGCGACGCCGACGCCATGGTCACCGCGATCGCCGGGGATCCCGGCCTGTACCGACTGGCCGTGCTCGCGTTCGCCCTGATCTTCGTCGTCGACGTGATCGTCGCGTGGGCGCTCCACGTCGTACTGAGCGGCACCGGCCGGATGCGATCGCTCCTGGCCGCCTGGCTGCGCCTCACCTACACGGTGCTGCTGGGTGCCGGGGTCGCGTTCCTGCACCTGGCCGGACAGCTCGCGACCGGAGGCACCGCGGTCGACGCCGCCGCGGCTGCACCCCTCGTGGTGGTGCTGCTCGAGGCCTTCGACATCACCTGGATCATCGGCCTCCTCGCCTTCGGCGGGCACCTCATGGTCGTCGGCACGATCCTGCTGCGCTCGCGCATCGCGGCGCGCCCCCTCGGAATCGGGCTGATCGTGGCCGGAGCCGCCTACGCGGTCGACACGGTCGCGCACCTGATCGCCTCCGATTACGCCGGCATCGCCGACGTGATGCTGCTGATCGTGGCGATCCCCTCCATCGCGTCCGAACTCGGACTCACCGTGTGGCTGTTCGTCGCGGCGCGGCGGCTGCGTGTCGCCGCGCACGCGTCCGAGCAGGTCGCAACGCGGGTCTGACCCGCGCCTCCCGTGGCCCCGCCGGCGCGCCGCCGGCGGGGCCGTCGGGCGCGCGCACCTCTCCCGCCCGCGCGCAACCCCTGGCCGCGCGCACGCACGCCGCGCTAGCGTGCACCGCATGGGTGCGCAGGAGTACGACGTGATCGTGATCGGGGCCGGTGCGGTGGGCGAGAACGTCGCCGACCGCACGGCGCAGGCGGGACTGTCGACGGTGATCGTCGAGGCGGAGCTCGTCGGCGGCGAGTGCTCGTACTGGGCGTGCATGCCGTCGAAGGCGCTGCTGCGACCGGCATCCGCCCTCCGCGCCGCACGAGCGGTCGACGGCGCCGCCGCGGCGGTGACCGGGGATCTCGACGTGGCGGGCGTGTTCGGCCGGCGCGACGCGATCGTGCACGGATGGGACGACGGCTCCCAGGTGCGCTGGCTCGAGAAGACGGGCATCGATCTGGTGCGCGGCCACGCGCGCTTCACCGGGCCGAAGGCGATCGCGGTGTCCACGGACACGGGCGTGACGCTGCTGCGCGCCCGCCACGCGGTGGCGGTGTGCACCGGGTCGGCGGCGCTGCTGCCCGACATCCCAGGGCTCGCCGGGATCGAGCCGTGGACGAGCCGCGACGCGACCAGCGCGAAGTCCGCCCCCGCCAGCCTCGCCGTGCTGGGCGGGGGCGTGGTGGGCACGGAGCTCGCCACCGCCTACGCCGGGTTCGGCACGAAGGTCACGGTGATCGCGCGGTCGGGACTCCTCCGCGGCCTCGAGCCGTTCGCCGGCGAGATGGTGGATGCCTCGCTGCGCGCCCTCGGGGTGACGGTGCGCGCCGGGGTGGAGGTGTCCGAGGCGCACCGCACCGAGAAGAACGCGGTGCTCGCCCTGAGCGACGGCGGCCGCGTCGTGGCGGAGCAGGTTCTCGTGGCGACCGGGCGCGTGCCCCGCACGATGGACCTCGCTCTGGAGGCGATCTCGCAGCCCCCCGGGGAGTGGCTCGAGGTCGACGACACGCTGCGGGTCGCCGGCACGGACTGGCTGTACGCAGTGGGCGATGTGAACCACCGCGCCCTGTTCACGCATCAGGGCAAGTACCAGGCCCGCGCAGCCGGCGACGCGATCGCCGCGCGTGCCCGCGGGAGCCGGGTCGACGACCGCCCCTGGGGCGCGCACGTCGCCACGGCCGACCACGACGCGGTGCCGCAGGTCGTCTTCACCGAACCGGAGATCGCGTCTGTCGGCTTCACTGCGGACTCCGCGCAGAAGGCGGGCAGGCGTGTGCGCGTGCTCGACTACGACCTGGCATGGCTCGCCGGCGCGACGACGCACGCCGACCGGTACGAGGGGCGGGCGCGGGCGATCGTCGACGAGGACCGCGGCACGCTCATCGGCGCGACCTTCGCCGGACCCGACGTCGCCGAGCTCCTGCACGCCGCGACCGTGGCGATCGTCGGCGAGGTGCCGATCGACCGCCTCTGGCACGCGGTGCCGCCCTACCCCACCGTCAGCGAGGTGTGGTTGCGCTGGCTGGAGGAGTACGGTCGTCCGGCGGCCTGACCGTGGACACCGCCCGTCCCGCGCTCAGTGGAAGAAGTGGCGCTCGCCGGTGAAGAACATCGTCACGCCGGCTTCGCGGGCGGCATCCACGACCTCCTGGTCGCGCACCGACCCGCCCGGCTGCACGATCGTCTTGATGCCGGCGTCGATGAGCACCTGGGGACCGTCGGCGAAGGGGAAGAAGGCGTCGGATGCCGCGACCGAGCCGGCCGCGCGGTCGCCTGCGCGCTCGACCGCCAGGCGGCACGAGTCGACCCGGTTGACCTGGCCCATGCCGATGCCGACCGTCGCCGAGCCCTTGGCGAGCACGATGGCGTTCGACTTCACGGCGCGGCACGACTTCCACGCGAAGATGAGGTTCGTCATCTCCTCGTCGGTCGGACGCTCGCCCGAGACCAGCTCCCAGTTCTTCGCGACGGACTCGATGTCGTCGGGGAAGCGGTCGGCATCCTGCAGGAGCAGACCGCCCGAGACGAGGCGCACGTCCATGCGCTCCTGCTTCCAGTCCTCGGGCAGGCGCAGCACGCGCAGGTTCTTCTTGAGCTTGAAGACCTCGAGCGCCTCGGGCTCGAAGTCGGGCGCGACGATGACCTCGGTGAAGATGTCGCGCAGGTTCTCGGCCATCTTGAGGGTGACCGTGCGGTTGGCGGCGATCACCCCGCCGAACGCCGACACCGGGTCGCACTCGTGCGCGCGCAGGTGGGCGCTGGCGATCGGGTCGAGCGCCTGCGGAGCGGTGACCGCGATGCCGCACGGGTTCGCGTGCTTGATGATCGCGACGGCCGGCTTGACCATGTCGAATGCGGCGCGCAGGGCGGCGTCGGCGTCGACGTAGTTGTTGTACGACATCTCCTTGCCCTGCAGCTGCGTGGCCTGGGCGATGCCGTGGCCGCCGATGCGCGAGTAGATCGCGGCGCGCTGGTGCGAGTTCTCGCCGTAGCGCAGGGTCTCGAGGCGCTCGGCCTTGATCGTGAGGTGCTGGGGCAGGTCGCCCTCGTCGACGAGGGTCTCCTCGGCGAACCACGTGGCGACCGCCCGGTCGTACTCGGCGGTGTGCGCGAACGCGCGTGCGGCGAGGTCGCGGCGCTGGGCGAGGGAGGTGCCGCCCTGGCGGACCGACTCGATGATGGCAGGGTACGACTCGGGCGAGACGACGATCGCCACGTTCGCGAAGTTCTTCGCCGAGGCGCGCACCATCGCCGGACCGCCGATGTCGATCTGCTCGACCACGGCGTCGCCGGTCGCCCCCGAGCGGACGGTCTCCACGAACGGGTAGAGGTTGACCACGACGAGCTCGAAGGGCTGGATGCCCAGCTCCGCCAGCTGCGACTCGTGGTCCTCCAGGCGCAGGTCGGCGAGCAGGCCGGCGTGCACACCGGGGTGGAGGGTCTTCACGCGACCGCCCAGCGACTCGGGGAATCCGGTCACCGAGGCCACGTCGGTCACCGTGTGCCCGGCGTCGCGGATGGTGGCCGCCGTCGAGCCGGTCGAGACGATCTCGACGCCTGCCTCCGCGAGCGCGCCCGCCAGCGCCAGCAGGCCGGTCTTGTCGCTCACCGACACGAGAGCGCGGCGCACGGGTACCACGTCGCGGTCACGGTAGAGGGCGGGGTCGATGCGGGGTCCGGCCATGCGGTTCTCCTCAGAGGTTCGGGATGCCGTTCGGGCGGCGTCAGGAAGCGGGGGCGGCCGCCGCGGCGGCCAGGTCGAGTTCGCCGTCGGCGATGCGGCGCACCACGTCGATGAGCAGTCTGCGCTCGACGGGCTTGATGCGCTCGTGGAGGGTGTGCTGGTCGTCGCCGGGCAGCACCGGCACGCGCTCCTGCGCGAGGATCGGGCCGGTGTCCACGCCGTTGTCGACCACGATGACGCTCGCCCCGGTCTGGGCGACTCCGGCGATCAGCGCGTCGCGCACGCCGTGGGCGCCGGGGAACTCCGGCAGGTACGCCGGGTGCGTGTTGATGATGCGCGGCGCCCACTCCTCGACGAGCGCGCTCGGCAGCAGGCGCATGAGTCCGCTCAGCACGACGAGGTCGGGCTTCCAGATCGCCAGCTGCGCCGAGACCTCCGCACCCCACGCCTCGCGCGAGTCGAACTGGCCGAACGGCACGAGGAAGGTCGGGATGCCGAAATCCTCGGCGTGCGCGACGCCGTCGGCTTCACGATCGGCGCCGACGACGACGATGCGGGCGGGGAAGGCGGGGTCAGCCGCAGCCTCGAGGAGCGCGCGCATGTTGGAGCCCGCGCCGGAGATGAGGACGGCGACCGTGAGCACCCGGCAAGTCTACCCGCGGCCTCCGGCGCTGTTGTCCGGTTCTCCGGCGGAGGTTCCGGGGCCGCGCAGGAGGTCGAGATCGTCGTCGAGAGGCACGGTGTCGTCATCGCCGGACGGACCGGCCGGCACGGGCACGGGCGCGGGAACGGGGTCCGCGGCCGGCACGGGCACGGGCGCGGCATCCCGGGGGGACGCATCGTCGGCGCGGGCCGCGTCCGCACGCGCGGCGTCGATCCAGGAGGCCGCTCCCGTCTCGGGCCCCGGCTCCGGATCCCCCGTCGCCCGGCCGCGCGGCGACAGCAGCAGGATCGCCGCCCCCAGCCCCACCTCGAGGCCGACCGCGAGGCCCACCGGTCCCGGCTCGGGACCCACCGTCGCGAGGCTCCCGGGGCCGGCCGACCCCGAGGCGACGACGGCCAGCAGCGCGGCCGCGGCCGCGGAGAGCACCGCGATGCCCCCGACGATCGCGAGGCGTGCGCCCATCGGCTCGTGCTCGGGGCGACGGCCCGCGGCATCCACTTCATGGGCGAGCACCCGCGAGCGGGTGATCCAGCCGGCCAGCACGCCCGCCGCCACCGGGGCCAGCGCGAGCAGCAGCAGCCACGGGCTGCTCGTCTCGGGCACGGCTCCGAGGATCGGGATGCCGGGCACCACGCCCACCTGGGTGCCGGCGCCCGACACCGCGGCACCCTCGCCGAGCGCGAAGCCGGGCCCGGCGATGTAGGCCACACCCCAGATCACGAGCGTCGGAAGGTAGGCGAACTGGGCGAGGGTGATCACCGTCGCGCCGAGCGCGTCGACGTGACCGGCCTGGAACAGCGCGATGATCTCCCCCGCGCCGGCGGCGACGGCCACCGTCAGCGCGAGCGCGCCGGCGGCGACGAGGCCCGCCACGGCCGCCGCGGAGCCCCGCGCGATGAGCGCCGGCACGTGCCCCCACCCGAGCGGATGGCGCTCGACCCGGTCGCGCAGACGAGCGACGGCCCCCGCGCCCGCTTCGGCCCACTCGGTGGCGACCGCCGCGGCGACCGCCGGCACGGCGTAGACGATCGTGGGGAACAGCACCGCCTGCCACAGCGCAACAGCTGCGGCGTCTGCGGCCGTCGTCAGGGCGATCCCGGTCGACAGCGCGGCCACGACGATCGTGCCGGTGACGACGCCGGTGACCCACGCCTCCGCGCGCGAGGCGCGCACGCCCGAGCGGGCGGCGAACACCGCCGTGAAGGCGGCGAAGGCGAGCGGGGCGAGCGAGAGGGTGAACGAGGCTGCCTGGGGATCGACCCCCGACACGGCGAGGTAGTCGCCGGTGAGGGTCACCGCCACCGGCGCGAGATGGCCGAACTGCCAGATGACGCCGGTCGCCGGCCACAGCGCCGCCCAGTCGGCGGTGCCGCCGAAGCCGACCACCCACAGCAGCGTCAGGGGGCGAGGATGGCCGCGACACCGACGGCCACCGCGATGGCGGCGTCGATGAGCGACAGGAGTGCGACAGTCAGGCGATGCATGCGCCATCGACCCTACCCGCGAGCGGGCGGCTCGCCCGGGTGGAACGCGCGATGGCTCCCGGTTCGGCGCGGGCGCTACCTTCTTCTGTGGGAGGTCCGCATGACCAGCACACCGTCGACCACGTCGACCGACGCCCCACCCCCTGCGCCGCGCAACGGGTTCGACCGGTTCTTCGAGATCACCGCGCGCGGCTCGAACCCGACCACCGAGGTGCGCGGGGGCATCGTCACGTTCGTGACGATGGCCTACATCGTGATCCTGAACCCGATCATCCTCTCGGGCGGGGTCGACATCGACGGCAACACCCTCCCGTTCACGCAGGTCGCCGCCGCGACCGCGCTGACGGCCGGTGTGATGACGGTGCTGTTCGGCCTGGTCACGCGCCTGCCGTTCGCGTTCGCCGCAGGCCTGGGCATCAACTCGTTCCTCGCCGTCGCCGTGGTCGGCCAGGTCACCTGGCCCGAGGCCATGGGGCTGGTGGTGGTGAACGGCGTGATCATCGTGGTGCTCGCCGCCACCGGCATCCGTCGCATGATCTTCGACGCGGTGCCGATCCAGCTGAAGATCGCGATCACCGTGGGCATCGGCCTGTTCATCGCGTTCATCGGCTTCGTCGATGCCGGCTTCGTCACCGCGACCGGGTTCGCCTCTCCCCCGGTGCAGCTGGGCGTCGACGGCTCGATCGCGACGATCCCCTCGCTCATCTTCGTCGTGACCCTCCTGCTGACGGGCGTGCTCGTGGCCCGGCGGGTCAAGGGCGGCATCCTCATCGGGCTGGTCGGCGGCGCCGTGATCGCCGTGATCGTCGAGGCGCTCCTCGATCTCGGTGCGGCGGCCGACGGCAATCCGGGCGGGTGGGGCCTGTCGGTTCCCGAGATCCCCACCACGCTCGTGAGCCTGCCCGACCTCTCGCTCGTGGGTCAGATCTCGTTCGGATCGTTCGAGCGCATCGGGGTCGTCGCGGCCCTGGGCCTGGTGTTCACCCTGGTGTTCACGAACTTCTTCGACGCCATGGGCACCATGACGGGGCTCTCGGAGGAGGCGGGCCTGGCCGACAGGAAGGGCGATTTCCCCCGCATCCGCTCGGCGCTCATCGTCGAGGGCGTCGGCGCGATCGCCGGCGGACTCACCTCGAGCTCGTCCAACACCGTCTTCGTCGAGTCCGGCTCCGGCATCGGCGAGGGGGCTCGCACCGGCTTTGCGAACGTGGTCACCGGCGCGCTGTTCCTGCTGGCGATGTTCTTCACGCCGCTCGTCTCGATCGTGCCCACCGAGGTCGCCGGGGCGGCGCTGGTGATCGTCGGCGCGCTCATGATGTCGCAGATCAAGAACATCGACCTGTCCGACTTCTCGGTGCTGCTGCCGGTCTTCCTCACCGTCACGGTGATGCCGCTGACCTACTCGATCGCCAACGGCATCGGCGCGGGCTTCATCGCGTGGGTCATCGTGCGGGCCCTGTCGGGCAAGGCGCGCGAGATCAGCCCCCTGCTGTGGATCGTCGCGGGCGGCTTCGTGCTGTTCTTCGCCCGCGGCCCCATCGACGCCGCGCTCGGGATCTGAGCCCCACCCGTCTCGGGGCCGGCCCGCTACTCGGTGGGCTCTTCGAGCACGAACAGCGCGATCTGGCGGTCGGTCTTCTCCTGGTACGCGTTGTAGTCGGGCCACACCGCGGCGGCGCGCTCCCACCACGGGGCGCGCTCGGCACCCGAGAGCTCGCGCGCGATGTAGCCGCGCTTGACCGATCCGTCCTGCAGCTCCACCTCGGGGTGACGGCGCATGTTCTCGGCCCACCGCGGCTCGTCGGGCGCGCCGCCCTTGGAGGCGACGACGACGTAGCTGCCCTCGTGCTCGACGCGCATGAGCGCGGTCTTGCGCAGGGCTCCGGTGTGCGAGCCGACGGTGGTCAGCACGATGATCGGCACCCCGCGCAGGGTGTTGGCCTCGGTCCCTCCCGACGCCTCGAACTTCTCGGCCTGGGTGCGGGCCCACTCGGACGTGGACGGCTTGTACTCTCCGGTCAGCGGCATGCGCTCCAGCCTACGGCCGCCCGGACGCCCCGGCTCCGCCGCCGCACCGTGCCCCCGCGCCGCGCGCGGAACGACAGAGGGGTGGATGCCGCGACCCGCGGCATCCACCCCTCTGTCAGGGCGTCGCGTCAGAGCGACTGAAGCAGCTCGCGCATGAGCGCAGCGGTCTCGGAAGGCGTCTTGCCGACCTTGACGCCGGCGGCCTCGAGGGCCTCCTTCTTGGCTTGGGCGGTGCCCGCCGAGCCCGACACGATGGCGCCGGCGTGGCCCATCGTCTTGCCCTCGGGGGCGGTGAAGCCGGCGACGTAGCCGACGACCGGCTTGGTCACGTTGGCCTTGATGAAGTCGGCCGCGCGCTCCTCGGCGTCGCCGCCGATCTCGCCGATCATCACGATCGCCTTGGTCTCGGGGTCGGCCTCGAACGCGGCGAGCGCGTCGATGTGCGTGGTGCCGATGATCGGGTCGCCGCCGATGCCGATGGCGGTGGAGAAGCCGAAGTCGCGCAGCTCGTACATCATCTGGTAGGTCAGGGTGCCCGACTTCGACACGAGGCCGATCGGGCCCTTGCCGGTGATGTTGGCCGGCGTGATGCCGACGAGCGCCTCACCGGGG
This region includes:
- the purH gene encoding bifunctional phosphoribosylaminoimidazolecarboxamide formyltransferase/IMP cyclohydrolase, giving the protein MAGPRIDPALYRDRDVVPVRRALVSVSDKTGLLALAGALAEAGVEIVSTGSTAATIRDAGHTVTDVASVTGFPESLGGRVKTLHPGVHAGLLADLRLEDHESQLAELGIQPFELVVVNLYPFVETVRSGATGDAVVEQIDIGGPAMVRASAKNFANVAIVVSPESYPAIIESVRQGGTSLAQRRDLAARAFAHTAEYDRAVATWFAEETLVDEGDLPQHLTIKAERLETLRYGENSHQRAAIYSRIGGHGIAQATQLQGKEMSYNNYVDADAALRAAFDMVKPAVAIIKHANPCGIAVTAPQALDPIASAHLRAHECDPVSAFGGVIAANRTVTLKMAENLRDIFTEVIVAPDFEPEALEVFKLKKNLRVLRLPEDWKQERMDVRLVSGGLLLQDADRFPDDIESVAKNWELVSGERPTDEEMTNLIFAWKSCRAVKSNAIVLAKGSATVGIGMGQVNRVDSCRLAVERAGDRAAGSVAASDAFFPFADGPQVLIDAGIKTIVQPGGSVRDQEVVDAAREAGVTMFFTGERHFFH
- the purN gene encoding phosphoribosylglycinamide formyltransferase; amino-acid sequence: MLTVAVLISGAGSNMRALLEAAADPAFPARIVVVGADREADGVAHAEDFGIPTFLVPFGQFDSREAWGAEVSAQLAIWKPDLVVLSGLMRLLPSALVEEWAPRIINTHPAYLPEFPGAHGVRDALIAGVAQTGASVIVVDNGVDTGPILAQERVPVLPGDDQHTLHERIKPVERRLLIDVVRRIADGELDLAAAAAAPAS
- a CDS encoding cell division protein PerM — translated: MVGFGGTADWAALWPATGVIWQFGHLAPVAVTLTGDYLAVSGVDPQAASFTLSLAPLAFAAFTAVFAARSGVRASRAEAWVTGVVTGTIVVAALSTGIALTTAADAAAVALWQAVLFPTIVYAVPAVAAAVATEWAEAGAGAVARLRDRVERHPLGWGHVPALIARGSAAAVAGLVAAGALALTVAVAAGAGEIIALFQAGHVDALGATVITLAQFAYLPTLVIWGVAYIAGPGFALGEGAAVSGAGTQVGVVPGIPILGAVPETSSPWLLLLALAPVAAGVLAGWITRSRVLAHEVDAAGRRPEHEPMGARLAIVGGIAVLSAAAAALLAVVASGSAGPGSLATVGPEPGPVGLAVGLEVGLGAAILLLSPRGRATGDPEPGPETGAASWIDAARADAARADDASPRDAAPVPVPAADPVPAPVPVPAGPSGDDDTVPLDDDLDLLRGPGTSAGEPDNSAGGRG
- a CDS encoding NCS2 family permease, which translates into the protein MTSTPSTTSTDAPPPAPRNGFDRFFEITARGSNPTTEVRGGIVTFVTMAYIVILNPIILSGGVDIDGNTLPFTQVAAATALTAGVMTVLFGLVTRLPFAFAAGLGINSFLAVAVVGQVTWPEAMGLVVVNGVIIVVLAATGIRRMIFDAVPIQLKIAITVGIGLFIAFIGFVDAGFVTATGFASPPVQLGVDGSIATIPSLIFVVTLLLTGVLVARRVKGGILIGLVGGAVIAVIVEALLDLGAAADGNPGGWGLSVPEIPTTLVSLPDLSLVGQISFGSFERIGVVAALGLVFTLVFTNFFDAMGTMTGLSEEAGLADRKGDFPRIRSALIVEGVGAIAGGLTSSSSNTVFVESGSGIGEGARTGFANVVTGALFLLAMFFTPLVSIVPTEVAGAALVIVGALMMSQIKNIDLSDFSVLLPVFLTVTVMPLTYSIANGIGAGFIAWVIVRALSGKAREISPLLWIVAGGFVLFFARGPIDAALGI
- a CDS encoding nitroreductase family deazaflavin-dependent oxidoreductase, whose amino-acid sequence is MPLTGEYKPSTSEWARTQAEKFEASGGTEANTLRGVPIIVLTTVGSHTGALRKTALMRVEHEGSYVVVASKGGAPDEPRWAENMRRHPEVELQDGSVKRGYIARELSGAERAPWWERAAAVWPDYNAYQEKTDRQIALFVLEEPTE
- the sucD gene encoding succinate--CoA ligase subunit alpha; this encodes MTIFLNKDSKVIVQGITGGEGTKHTARMLAAGTQVVGGVNARKAGTTVLHKDASGADIELPVFASVSEAMAATGADVSIAFVPPAFTKDAVIEAIDAEIPLLVIITEGVPVQDSAEFWAHAKDKGGKTRIIGPNCPGIISPGEALVGITPANITGKGPIGLVSKSGTLTYQMMYELRDFGFSTAIGIGGDPIIGTTHIDALAAFEADPETKAIVMIGEIGGDAEERAADFIKANVTKPVVGYVAGFTAPEGKTMGHAGAIVSGSAGTAQAKKEALEAAGVKVGKTPSETAALMRELLQSL